ACATTCTAATTGCAAATTATTTCcctaaaagtaatttttttaatgtatgtaaACTCATCTTAACCTTTCATCTATTTTCAATTTGAATGTTTTGTTTGTCAAGGCTAGAACTGTCAAAACTTGTTAACattgtatacatacataaattagTTAACAATAAgggtgtatatacatatatactttatatgttTGTATACATACATgaatgtgtttaaaaatatgaagtATGTTTATAAACAACGccaaattaatgttttaaattaattatttaaacaaaagtgTATAATTAGATTAAAGTGGTTTAAATCAATAAgcataagttaataataaaaaagagaacaaaaggtttattttttatgtgaaTCTTTAAGCCGTTTTTAAACATACCTGAggctacaaatagccaaaaaagtataagatttatttatattaccaTTATATGCCCCATTTTAACAgggttcaatttttttatttaattttttttttacatttaagatCAAATAGGTTACCTTAAgattctatccttggtcctattTCGTTTCTTATCTACTTTAACAATCTTCCTGGCAGCTTTGCATCTAAAATGGCTTTGTTTTCTGATGACTCAagtttatactcctgtcttgactaaaagtcttctcttttcgatggCTCAGAACAGGCagccgatcttgaatctgatctcacttctgtaacagattggggctggCAGTGGCTTAACAATATTAAGTCCAACAAAACTCTCTTACTGAATCCTTTATGTTACGTCTTCTTGGGTTTATGTTCACTACAGAactctcatggaaaccatatatacaaccatatatacatatgttctATTCTCAACCATTACAAATCTTTTATCGCTCCTGTATGGAAAACTGTTTCCATATTTGATATGGCTCTATTAATAATGCTCTTTGTCTTCTAGACAaagtccaaaaacgcattggacctgctctatctgctaagctcgagcctctttcccatcgtcgtaaagtttctttctcttttctacgaatactatcatggtcactgctcaaatgATCTTTACTTTCTAGATTCATtaactaaaactcattttttcttgactcgtcattcagcaaagtctcatttgtttactggATCTGTCCCTTcttgctctaaaaacttttactcgtctagttttttcctccgcacttcaatcctttggaattTTCTCCcgtgttttcatgttttcttgacTCATAAAACCTTCAACTTTTCCAGTTTTCTATCAACCGTTTTTTGctctttaactctttttttctatttctagtAACTACCAACTTATAGTAGTttcttgcagccttgttggaagtgaatcagaattaatataaataaaaagtaattctTGCCTAAATttggatttaaatttaaaaagattgaattaaaaaaaaaaaaaaattaaaaaactattaaaaaataaaacatacccCAGTGTAGTTGTAGTTACAACTGTAAACCACATAGCTTCTGGGATACTATAAAAGACTTTACTCTGTCGACGAAAGTTTTCAGCATAGTAAATAATTGTAGCAAACAACACTACTACAACGCAATAAACAAACACAATAAATCCAAGTTCTTTAATCGAGTGCACCAAAGCTGCTATTAGTTGTCTCAGTTGCTGTGAGTATCGCGCAAGTTTAAACACTCGCACAATCCGTATTGATGGAAGCGCAGCAAGGATATTgtttgctgttttatttttaatgtttatataactttgtacaagcaaaataaaaaaaggagcAATTGCTAATACATCGATAAAAGAGATAGGACTTTTTATGTATGATAGTCGATTTGGTGCAGAGTAAACTCTTAATAGgtattctaatataaaaaagctaaCACAAAAACTGTCcaacttgaaaaataattgtGTAAAAACAGCACCACATTTATCTTGCACAACGGTATTATTCAGCATTTTCTCGCATTGAACTGTCTCAGCTGACATGGTAATCatagtaaaaacaataactaaacaACTTACTATATAAAATGCTTTTGCTGGTATAGAGTAAGTTGGAACTTCGCAAAACAACCAACACTTTTCGCGAAAGGTTTTTGGCTTGTTTTGATTTGTATCGATTTTATTTACTTCGTCTTTTTTCTGCACACTTTTGTATTGAAAGTAATAATCACCGCAGCAAAAAGCCAACTCCGTTGTTGGAATACGGAAAAAAAGAAGCTCATCTGTAAATGCTTCGTAACAGTCGTTAGGTGAAAAGTGAAGCTCGCCTAaacgtatttttttaaatgaaatcataCCTGCCTCCAACATTccttaatctttaaaaaatactttattaaaaaagttattacttaAGTGTTTCCTATTATCATTTTTGCCTAACTTCAAATAGTACTTAcctgttttgtaaaatttgtatataaatctaaatatatGCGGAtctctatcaaaaaaaaattcgttttcTTCTTCATCAAAGTAAAAAAGGCGCTCGTCACTCCCTAGTAACGTTTCAGGATGTTGTTTCATGTAACTTTCGTGTAAACGAAATTTAGCGCCACTTACGTTTATTGTGAGTTCGTTTCCAACAATATATGCTATCGGATCAACAAGTAATTGtttcttattttcatttaaaatgcaAGATCGAATGGAAGCTTTTTTCTTAGCAATATATCTGGCAGTAGTGCAAGGTGAGTGCATTATGAAAATATGCACTTTAgagttgaaaaactttatctCTTAACCAGCttagtgttttaaaaactacatttttctttttctttttgaaattacttattatttgaaagaaacttttcattaatttgtataattttattgcatattttttttattttcaggaGACGTAAAATTTCTCGGTCAAAAACAAAACtcgaattaaaattaatttttaaaatttccattttcTCTTTTGAATATTTACATTACTGTTATGTATCTCAGCAGATGTTTCTTCTgcagattattattttttataatagaacttgaaaatataatgtccgcaataaaaagtaaataagaaaagtaaatttgtttactAAGAGcgttttttaacgttttaagaGATTTGATGTTCAACTTCTTCAACTTCAATTTTCAGCTTCAtcgctttaaatctttttcaactttaatttttttatatcgttATAATTCAAACAAATGCTACATATAttgaagtaattttaataagGGTACGGTGTTTATAATTTGTACAGGTACCCTTATTAAGCTTTGATCAAAactttatgaaattattgttcaaattttttaccaATGTCGTCAAATTAGTTGATCAAATTGTTactgtagattttatttaattactataatgttatttattgttgttgttaaccgttgttattgttgttattgactgttattattgttgttattaactGTTATTATTGAAACTTTGTCATTATTCTcttaaaatactattataaaataaaactctgTGTCTGCCTAAATCATTAAGAGATTGTAAAACcagtattaaaacatttttgagtcAAGTGATCAAAAAGTGGTCACAATTTATAACTCAACTCTGAAATAAGTTATTGTGTAATTTTTGCTTAAATGAATCTGAAAAAggaataactataaaaaatttgtaatccacaaagaagttttttttattaaattacttaataaagCGTGATCAAACTTAATATTCAAagagaatagaaattttatttaaaacatataacaacaattaataatacgtagttatttatttgctttctAAGAAATTTTATACTATTATGTATACTAAACGTAGGTAATATCAATTGTCAAACAGAGGTAATAAATTACCAAACagaagtaatataaaaaatatctaacattaatttttaatcagaGGTAATATAAACTGCCAAAAAGAAGGTATAATAAATTACCAAACGTAGGTAGTGTAAACTACCaaacaaaagtaatataaattgaCCTCATTCAAAAAAGAAccttgtaatttatttaaactaaatattgcaTAGATATGATACGATCCTCTACGTAAGACTCCTCCCCCCGTTTATTAGtatttacttgttatcaacaaaaaaacaacatctcaagacgaaaacaaaaatatatatgcggCCATTGGTCAATTTAAAAGTGCAAATATGACATTTTGCAGGAgaagagtttaaaaatttgatttgttgcCAAAAATAGGGTTATAATgaaagctaaattatttttcataaaaataaattattatttttaaactgcaGCAATCATAAATTGACCAAATGAAAGATCTAACGAAATATAACAAAACTACATACTTATCTCAGAATGACCAATTTTGCACTTATAAATTGATCAATGGCCAGAGTTAATATTAGTCATgagaataaaaactttcaatgtaatcaggttttaaaaattgaagacCTTTAAGAAATTTCGTAAACCTTGATTTGTCAAAAActagattttcttttattttttactacagTATAAAGCTTATATAAGCATAttcctattgaaattatgaaaGAGCTGTTAAAATATGCATTTGATTGCAAGCCACTCTAgaattaagttgttttatttgtgtttgGTAAAAAATTTCCGCTCACCTTTTTATTATGACCTTCCCGTTTATTTGATCTGGGCTAATAAACCCCTTCCCCATTAAGCACGCGGTAGTAACAGCTTCAAGCCGAAGAGCAGTTAGccaaaaattgaacatttattaCGCATGATCTTTGTTATTAGGTCGATAAGCAATGGTAGTTCATTGCTAAAAGCAACTTCGTTCATTGCGTTATCCAGTTAGTTGTCTTATTGACCGtaatttcaatatataaatacataaatctAATACTGTGGATTATTCTCCACCAGCTCATTAACGTACGAAGACCTAATACCAAGATCCGCGAAAAACAGGTTCAACTCAAACTAGAGCGTAATAATCTGATTTCGCGAACTAAAAGTAGACGTGCTAAAGAAAGTAAGGCACAAAAGATGGTAAGaaataaacagttaaaaagaTAGAATAAAatagctcaaaaaaaaaataaaaataaaataaaaggtttacAGTGAGACAGAAATACATTTacttaaagaataaatttttagcGGCACTTTTAGTACTAACAAACTGATATAATTGTGCTGGAGGATGATAAGCATTGTGGCTTATCATCCTCCAGCTTATTGCCATACGGAGGCCACGTACCAAGATCCGCAAAAGGCTCAACTCAATGAAAAGCAATATTAACCACGGACCAAGAGTAAGAgattatgaaaaacaaaaaaaatattttttctacacttataatataaattctaaattcatattctttaatgcatttaaacaatccttaaaaactaaaaattaaaccaGCTAACTCCGCTTTCCCTTTCAACGACATAATATACATCACTTAGCATATACAGtgtattaaaaacagtaaaaattacTGGCTTTTTTGACCAGTAAaactaagtatataaatatctatctgtctgtctgtctatctatctatctatctatctatcgatatatatatatatatatatatatatatatatatatatatatatatatatatatatatatatatatatatatatatatatatatatatatatttatgtaattaaatgaataaaaacaactaaatagcgggacttaaagtttcacGGTATTcacggctgatgattgccttcgggcatgaaactttaagtcctgctatttagttgtttttattcatttaattacataaagtataaattgctctattatttgataatattgagCACTGTCAATATCTGATTAATATAATTTGGTGAGAATCTTACTAATGTATCGTACTAATGGAAGACTTTAAacagaactttttaaatataacaaagacaaatataGATTTAATTATCTATGTAAGTATAAAGCTTTACAATACACTTAACattggtatatttttaaaatttcgtatcgcaaaataataaatattaaatgtaaaataaaaatgtatgacATACAATCACATTACcatattttaaatgcatatataaaactatataaataacatcaacCAAAATGTTTTAGTGaagaataaatttaagttactttttgaaaacaaatagtttttattttcttttattttgatttccaTATAGctgtactttatttttttttccgtaTTATTGGATTCTGTGAAAATGTGGTTTCCAAATCAGGTTCTATTTTTACTCTTGTCGCATTAACTAATTCACTTTTCATGTCATTCGACTCTGTCAAACTTGTCGGAATATCACTAGCTTCAtcacaaacataaaaaaatttgtaaaagacatATCCATTAAAAGtaccattttttattaaatgttaaggGAGAGTGGGGAGAAGTGGGACGCGGGAGAAGTGGGACAGCCTAAAATTTCTAATTAGGAGTGGTGTCTAAATACtgttatttaatgaaaacaaataaattccTTCCCATCTATTTAGCAGAAATTACTTTGTTTCCCTGCGTACGCTAGAAGccctaattttgaaatgttccaaaaaaaagtgtttacattGGGGTGAAATGggacagaaaaaagaaatacttATGCCCCGCTTCTTCCGTCGCTATTTGATTATTTCGATTGGTGAAAgctcttgaacatttttatgtCGATTAggtgattttatgattttattaatttctatttaataatttgtgttaaaatgttgttttaaatttatttgtcctACTTCTACTCACACTTGTCACACTTTACCCCAATGGCATGGTTTctctaaaagcaaaaacttatATACTTAGTTATAATTGGCTGGAAACCTAAGGGGATTGAATCGGTGCCTAAAAAGAAggtttattcttaaaaaattgtttggttcagtttatacatcaaataaaaaaaatgttgcaaaaaccctaaaaataatttacttgtCCCACTTCTCcccatttattttatatttaatataacattattcgtttttgaaaaaaaaaagaggtcaCCCATTAAGAATATCCGCTTATTAAAGTTCAACTTATTCCTTCATAAAGCGGCCTTGATTGTAAAATATTTGGAGAGAGGGGGAAGCTAAGAGGgggaaaatagaaaaaaggaaTGGTATTGGGTATATTTGGGAAAAAGAGaaataattaaacatatttgCAATAATATCTGTTTAAAGACTTAACATATAGAATTACTCCAAGTAACACACAAGCATAATAGCTTTGACCTGGCCGTTTAAACTTAACTTAtcgataataataaaacaaaaaatactttatgacatCACCCCTATGACACATGCTCCTACtatattaataattagttttatttattttaacatattcacCTCTCAAGGTCAATCGAATCGACTCCGAATTAAGAACCTTTACGAAAAATACCACTGCGAGGAAAAACATCAGTTaattaggtgctccaagaagtcctaacggtgtTACCATAGAAGTCCGCAGAACTGCATTTAACTATGTTCATGCTTCCTTCCTTATTAATGATGACCAGAGCCAGTTATAAACCACGAAGCTCCAGCTCtgaagccagaactctaaccacaaCGCCACGGCTGCTTGAAATCATGGCGTTTATAAGTTTTTCCTTGTCATtttaaatcactaaaataattccATCATTATCACACcaattgaattatatttaatcCATAATTTATTCACTTTAATGTAATAGAAAAGACTAAATGAGTCCTTATATTGAGACaaaatgtgaaataaaaatttaaaacaactctgtaaacgacgtttattttctacttgtaaacagcaaaaccttaaaaatttacagtagtGATGTGTC
The nucleotide sequence above comes from Hydra vulgaris chromosome 09, alternate assembly HydraT2T_AEP. Encoded proteins:
- the LOC100198075 gene encoding potassium voltage-gated channel subfamily D member 3 isoform X3 produces the protein MMAVCSADNKFAISWHDSAWLPILNSENVLDYFCQRSNTFYDKTCNNEHIKMQRLDPSQLQFMSGVEYQLIHSQDPILYIIRKQMRYSQTQATPLAFYYILAGVVYQAPDIGSLINSKLLSSVHQLQSAFAEARSYARYNPSKGYWWQFTEESKTKGSVIKKTTKPGSVFQRQRVDLLLSDLVEKYPPRLAKASAVKVENNSELHFSPNDCYEAFTDELLFFRIPTTELAFCCGDYYFQYKSVQKKDEVNKIDTNQNKPKTFREKCWLFCEVPTYSIPAKAFYIVSCLVIVFTMITMSAETVQCEKMLNNTVVQDKCGAVFTQLFFKLDSFCVSFFILEYLLRVYSAPNRLSYIKSPISFIDVLAIAPFFILLVQSYINIKNKTANNILAALPSIRIVRVFKLARYSQQLRQLIAALVHSIKELGFIVFVYCVVVVLFATIIYYAENFRRQSKVFYSIPEAMWFTVVTTTTLGYGDVVPETIQGRLIGALCCLMGVLVIALPVPIIQMKANSIDEESE
- the LOC100198075 gene encoding potassium voltage-gated channel subfamily D member 3 isoform X1; its protein translation is MHSPCTTARYIAKKKASIRSCILNENKKQLLVDPIAYIVGNELTINVSGAKFRLHESYMKQHPETLLGSDERLFYFDEEENEFFFDRDPHIFRFIYKFYKTGELHFSPNDCYEAFTDELLFFRIPTTELAFCCGDYYFQYKSVQKKDEVNKIDTNQNKPKTFREKCWLFCEVPTYSIPAKAFYIVSCLVIVFTMITMSAETVQCEKMLNNTVVQDKCGAVFTQLFFKLDSFCVSFFILEYLLRVYSAPNRLSYIKSPISFIDVLAIAPFFILLVQSYINIKNKTANNILAALPSIRIVRVFKLARYSQQLRQLIAALVHSIKELGFIVFVYCVVVVLFATIIYYAENFRRQSKVFYSIPEAMWFTVVTTTTLGYGDVVPETIQGRLIGALCCLMGVLVIALPVPIIQMKANSIDEESE